The following are encoded in a window of Vespula pensylvanica isolate Volc-1 chromosome 2, ASM1446617v1, whole genome shotgun sequence genomic DNA:
- the LOC122626910 gene encoding uncharacterized protein LOC122626910: MPRKIVAKQYSSQESLALIHQCEGRSNRECIRNDNSKIVMRRKKIYEVYNRKKILSKSKHSKIRKLSCINKIGPLDYVFYSILNTSYNMDQGTATAAIARGLIALNKRLDSNNITSYYLNKWTQSGENIMVLKGIDSKHLKYLHNEAKYSAIDLHFLHQRWSNGRDIIVLTVFGQQEYLQDIFEGLLPLR; this comes from the exons ATGCCAAGAAAAATAGTCGCAAAACAATATTCGAGCCAAGAATCTTTGGCTTTGATACATCAATGCGAAGGTCGTTCGAACCGAGAATGTATACGAAATGACAATTCAAAAATTGTTATGCGAAG GAAGAAGATATATGAAGTATATAAtaggaagaaaattctttctaaATCAAAACATAGCAAAATTCGAAAACTATCATGTATCAACAAGATTGGACCTTTAGACTATGTCTTTTATTCTATCCTGAATACAAGTTATAATATGGATCAAGGAACTGCCACAGCTGCG ATAGCACGTGGTTTAATAGCATTGAATAAAAGATTAGATTCCAATAACATAACGagctattatttaaataaatggaCGCAATCTGG AGAGAACATAATGGTTTTAAAAGGCATCGATAgtaaacatttaaaatatcttcaCAACGAAGCTAAATATTCTGCAATTGACTTGCACTTTCTGCATCAACGATGGTCAAATGGAAGAGACATCATAGTCTTAACAGTGTTTGGGCAACAAGAATATCTACAAGACATTTTTGAAGGATTATTACCTTTACGGTAG